From the genome of Haloterrigena sp. KLK7, one region includes:
- a CDS encoding HVO_2753 family zinc finger protein — protein sequence MSTTDESQRRSCVSCGLNIAGTNAAAFKCPDCGAQIYRCAKCRKQSNLYECPDCGFTGP from the coding sequence ATGAGTACGACCGACGAAAGCCAGAGGCGCTCGTGCGTCTCCTGTGGGCTCAACATCGCCGGCACAAACGCCGCGGCGTTCAAGTGTCCCGACTGCGGCGCCCAGATCTACCGCTGTGCCAAGTGCCGCAAGCAGAGCAACCTCTACGAGTGTCCCGACTGCGGGTTCACCGGTCCGTAA
- the nreA gene encoding DNA repair protein NreA, which produces MRLDDYIEELEPDEEAKRRRLAKEKSYEITDHLEEFERNFERSLSGDSLVGSTAPSIFVGRSNYPDIPVGVLSPVGDEDAAEEYVTDGKWYQQGYDIPDVLQRRTGLLNSNKRANVDSPSIASRLTPNVHDAWEGFVGVQREVAIADRPVDLEIGLDDTPDLGLDTGTDVATPRGPRANARNAELRENPYVPKPVKKTLEDDDWQAQGAMTYLYRRGFDVYDINSILSAGALGETEQRRLVPTRWSITAVDDTVGQFLRGRIRNAPSIDEVQVWANEYMGNRYWIVLAPGNWEFELVEMKAPGSIWNPDPEGNTWMASASEGFEGRSGYVEETAGAYYAARLAVLEHLESIGRQAKCLVLREVSDDYWAPVGVWQVRESVRNAFDGEYGESETFHQAVAEVATQLPVSHDRLRRKSELAAGLQSNLSAFSARD; this is translated from the coding sequence ATGCGCCTCGACGACTACATCGAGGAGTTAGAGCCCGATGAGGAGGCGAAGCGGCGGCGCCTCGCCAAGGAGAAGTCCTACGAGATCACGGATCACCTCGAGGAGTTCGAGCGGAACTTCGAGCGGTCGCTGTCCGGCGATTCCCTCGTGGGCTCGACGGCCCCCTCGATCTTCGTCGGGCGGTCGAACTATCCGGACATCCCCGTGGGGGTGCTCTCGCCGGTCGGCGACGAGGACGCCGCCGAGGAGTACGTCACCGACGGGAAGTGGTACCAGCAGGGGTACGACATCCCGGACGTCCTCCAGCGTCGAACGGGGCTGCTGAACTCCAACAAGCGCGCGAACGTGGACTCGCCGTCCATCGCGAGTCGGCTGACGCCCAACGTCCACGACGCCTGGGAGGGCTTCGTCGGCGTCCAGCGCGAGGTCGCCATCGCGGATCGGCCGGTCGACCTCGAGATCGGGCTCGACGACACGCCCGATCTGGGCCTCGACACCGGCACGGACGTCGCGACGCCCCGCGGCCCCCGCGCCAACGCTCGCAACGCCGAGTTGCGGGAGAACCCCTACGTCCCGAAGCCGGTCAAGAAGACCCTCGAGGACGACGACTGGCAGGCCCAGGGCGCGATGACCTACCTCTATCGCCGGGGCTTCGACGTCTACGACATCAACTCGATCCTCTCGGCCGGCGCGCTCGGCGAGACCGAGCAGCGACGGCTCGTCCCGACCCGGTGGTCGATCACCGCGGTCGACGACACCGTCGGCCAGTTCCTGCGCGGCCGCATTCGGAACGCGCCCAGCATCGACGAGGTGCAGGTCTGGGCCAACGAGTACATGGGCAACCGCTACTGGATCGTCCTCGCGCCGGGCAACTGGGAGTTCGAACTCGTCGAGATGAAGGCGCCCGGCAGCATCTGGAACCCCGATCCGGAGGGGAACACCTGGATGGCCAGCGCCAGCGAGGGGTTCGAGGGCCGGTCGGGCTACGTCGAGGAGACCGCCGGCGCCTACTACGCCGCCCGACTGGCCGTCTTGGAGCACCTCGAGTCGATCGGCCGGCAGGCGAAGTGTCTGGTCCTCCGGGAGGTGAGCGACGACTACTGGGCGCCCGTCGGCGTCTGGCAGGTCCGCGAGAGCGTGCGCAACGCCTTCGACGGCGAGTACGGCGAGTCGGAGACCTTCCATCAGGCGGTCGCCGAGGTCGCGACGCAGTTGCCGGTCTCCCACGACCGCCTCCGACGGAAGTCCGAACTCGCGGCGGGACTACAGTCGAACCTGAGTGCCTTCTCCGCTCGAGACTAA
- a CDS encoding elongation factor 1-beta codes for MGKVAAKIKVMPNSPEIDLDALQERLESTLPEGAKINGVEREEVAFGLVALYPTVIVPDGAGGTEAVEEGFSDVEGVESVGVENVGRI; via the coding sequence ATGGGAAAGGTAGCTGCGAAAATCAAGGTCATGCCGAACAGCCCCGAAATCGACCTGGACGCCCTCCAGGAACGCCTCGAGAGCACGCTCCCCGAGGGCGCCAAGATCAACGGCGTCGAACGCGAGGAAGTCGCGTTCGGTCTCGTCGCGCTCTACCCGACCGTGATCGTCCCCGACGGCGCGGGCGGCACGGAGGCCGTCGAGGAAGGCTTCTCGGACGTCGAGGGCGTCGAGAGCGTCGGCGTCGAGAACGTCGGCCGTATCTGA